A part of Antechinus flavipes isolate AdamAnt ecotype Samford, QLD, Australia chromosome 6, AdamAnt_v2, whole genome shotgun sequence genomic DNA contains:
- the LOC127539882 gene encoding vomeronasal type-2 receptor 26-like gives MLFVVVLTDAEQCLQCPEDQYPNRERDRCLPRIVTFLAYEEPLGMILACAAICFSLLTVLVLGVFVKHRDTPIVKANNRSLSYTLLVSLSLCFLCSLLFIGHPTTATCLLRQTTFAVVFTVAVSSILAKTITVVLAFRATRPGSRIRSWLGSTASYSLIFTCTLIQMCLCGIWLGTYPPFLEMDIHSEVGSIIIQCNEGTLLIFYCVLGYMALLALASFTVAFLARNLPDTFNEAKFLTFSMLVFCSVWISFLPSYQSSKGKAIVALEVFAILTSSAGILACIFAPKCYVILLRSDRNTLEILKRKGTS, from the coding sequence ATGCTTTTTGTTGTGGTTCTCACAGATGCAGAGCAGTGCCTGCAGTGCCCTGAAGATCAATATCCCAATAGGGAAAGAGATCGCTGCCTCCCCAGGATTGTGACCTTCCTGGCCTATGAGGAACCTCTGGGAATGATTCTGGCCTGTGCAGCCATCTGCTTCTCCCTCCTCACTGTGCTGGTCCTGGGGGTCTTTGTGAAGCACAGAGACACCCCCATAGTCAAAGCCAATAACCGCAGTCTCAGCTACACTCTGCTGGTCTCCCTCAGTCTCTGCTTCCTCTGCTCCTTGCTCTTCATCGGCCATCCTACCACAGCCACCTGCCTGCTGCGACAAACCACATTTGCAGTTGTCTTCACAGTGGCCGTTTCCTCCATTTTGGCTAAAACCATCACTGTGGTTCTGGCCTTCAGGGCCACCAGACCAGGGAGCAGGATCCGGAGCTGGCTGGGATCCACAGCATCTTACTCTCTCATTTTCACCTGCACCCTCATCCAAATGTGTCTCTGTGGCATCTGGCTTGGGACATACCCCCCCTTCCTGGAGATGGACATCCACTCTGAGGTTGGCTCCATTATCATCCAGTGCAATGAGGGCACTCTCCTCATCTTCTACTGTGTCCTGGGCTACATGGCCTTGCTGGCCTTGGCGAGCTTCACTGTGGCTTTCCTGGCCAGGAACCTGCCAGATACTTTCAATGAAGCCAAGTTCCTGACCTTCAGCATGCTTGTGTTCTGCAGCGTCTGGATCTCCTTCCTGCCCTCGTACCAGAGCTCCAAGGGCAAGGCCATCGTGGCCTTGGAAGTCTTTGCCATCTTGACCTCCAGTGCTGGGATTCTCGCTTGCATCTTTGCTCCCAAGTGCTATGTGATCCTTCTGAGATCAGACAGAAATACCCTGGAGATCCTGAAAAGGAAAGGTACTTCCTGA